A DNA window from Syngnathus typhle isolate RoL2023-S1 ecotype Sweden linkage group LG2, RoL_Styp_1.0, whole genome shotgun sequence contains the following coding sequences:
- the LOC133170577 gene encoding cytosolic sulfotransferase 3-like gives MEAPPRPELFDFHGVPMTKFFTDNWENVKTFKAKPDDIVIATYPKSGTTWVCYLLDRLFFGKTKPEIETSLPLYMRVPFLELCIPGYPKGKDLADQLTITPRLIKTHLPVQLVPETFWENNCKTVYVARNPKDVAVSFFHFSRMNSIHPSPGDWDGFLQRFMEGKLTYGAWHQHVVGWWEKKQTYPNLHYIFYEDLTENVGREIDKLCTFLGLSVSAEEKESIMTAVQFENMRDNKLTNFTNAPLMNLKVSPFMRKGKVGDWRNHFTASQSERCDEHYKQLIRSPGLRFRTEVI, from the exons ATGGAGGCGCCACCTCGACCAGAACTCTTTGACTTCCATGGCGTTCCCATGACCAAATTCTTCACTGACAACTGGGAAAACGTCAAAACCTTCAAGGCCAAACCAGATGACATCGTCATAGCCACTTATCCGAAATCAG GAACTACGTGGGTCTGCTACCTCCTTGATCGGCTGTTTTTTGGAAAGACGAAGCCGGAGATAGAAACATCCCTCCCTCTGTATATGAGAGTACCATTTCTggaactctgcattcctggTTATCCCAaag gaaaagacctggcagaccaACTCACAATCACTCCTCGTCTCATTAAAACTCATCTGCCGGTCCAGCTTGTCCCTgaaacgttttgggagaacaacTGCAAG ACAGTCTACGTGGCTCGTAACCCGAAGGACGTTGCCGTGTCCTTCTTCCACTTCAGCCGCATGAACAGCATCCACCCCTCACCGGGAGACTGGGACGGCTTTTTGCAAAGATTCATGGAGGGCAAAC TGACGTATGGAGCTTGGCATCAGCATGTGGTCGGCTGGTGGGAGAAGAAGCAAACGTATCCAAATCTGCATTACATTTTCTATGAAGATCTGACCGAG AACGTGGGACGCGAGATCGACAAGCTGTGCACTTTCCTTGGCTTGTCCGTCTCGGCCGAGGAGAAGGAAAGCATCATGACCGCCGTGCAGTTTGAGAACATGAGAGACAACAAACTGACCAACTTCACCAACGCCCCCTTAATGAATCTGAAGGTGTCTCCTTTCATGAGAAAAG GGAAAGTTGGTGACTGGAGGAATCATTTCACTGCGAGCCAAAGTGAACGTTGTGATGAGCACTACAAGCAGCTGATTAGGTCTCCTGGACTACGCTTTCGCACCGAAGTGATTTAA
- the wdr46 gene encoding WD repeat-containing protein 46: MKRVRLGHHRGSDVAKMNLGAEHTTKMAAPVEPVATGSHVPKTKKPTARYWHEKIDKNDNGKQAADAQPQNLKGKSAKKRKARTDDGKQAAPAQRQNREIRSATKRKKPNYNGQRKHFLSRKEDPFPGPASIPKARIKKYTRKGKTNERGIKHNRKMKSAVARSNKVSKMAQTQAARLDLLLTEEAGFLEGDEDEDTCTISQQDIAECVDITSATKYFDLNLSQFGPYQMDYSKNGRHLLLGGRRGHIACVDWQSKQLMCEINVMESIRDVRWLHTEHMFAVAQKKWLYIYDSNGIELHCIRKFNDVLRMQFLPYHFLLATASATGFLQYLDVSVGKEVATICTKKGRLDVMCQNPHNAVVHLGHSNGTVSLWAPSQKEPLAKMLCHQAGVRSVAVDKTGTYMVTSGMDKKLKVFDVRTFKLLKSYFIPAGASCLSLSQRGLLSAATGDVVQLYRDVWSSPVTKPYMAHRAQAPVCELRFCPFEDVLGIGHGQGFTSMLVPGAAEPNFDALDSNPFRSVKQRQEWEVKALLDKIQPELISLDPTQLGKVDLGTFQQRHQDRVLALGFDPLAREKFAPRYKKKGRSSAGNVERRKRQVANIDQRDLIVKGMEEKKMLEQKRRAKEKTFAAIASQKSALGRFQK, encoded by the exons ATGAAGAGGGTGCGCCTTGGCCATCATCGCGGAAGTGACGTCGCGAAAATGAATCTGGGGGCGGAGCACACAACAAAGATGGCGGCGCCCGTCGAACCCGTGGCGACGGGCTCTCACGTGCCGAAAACGAAAAAG CCTACAGCTCGTTACTGGCACGAGAAGATTGATAAAAACGACAATGGAAAACAAGCTGCCGATGCACAACCTCAGAACCTCAAAGGAAAGTCAGCCAAGAAGAGGAAGGCACGAACGGACGATGGGAAACAAGCTGCTCCAGCACAACGGCAGAACCGCGAAATCAGGTCAGCTACGAAGAGGAAGAAACCAAACTACAATGGCCAAAGAAAACACTTTTTATCCAGG AAAGAGGATCCTTTCCCAGGACCTGCTTCCATTCCAAAAGCCAGGATCAAAAAGTACACAAGGAAAGGGAAAACGAACGAGAGG GGGATCAAGCACaacagaaagatgaaaagtgccGTCGCTCGTTCGAACAAAGTCTCAAAAATGGCCCAAACACAAGCTGCCCGCTTAGACCTTCTCCTCACGGAGGAAGCAGG GTTCCTCGAAGGCGACGAAGACGAGGACACGTGTACGATCTCGCAGCAAGATATCGCAGAGTGTGTGGATATAACATCGGCGACCAAG TATTTTGACCTGAACTTGTCTCAATTTGGACCGTACCAAATGGATTACAGCAAAAACGGACG TCATCTGCTGCTCGGCGGGAGGCGAGGCCACATCGCTTGTGTCGACTGGCAATCCAAACAGTTGATGTGTGAGATCAACGTGATGGAGTCCATCCGCGATGTCCG ATGGCTTCACACGGAACACATGTTTGCGGTGGCTCAGAAGAAGTGGCTCTACATCTACGACTCCAACGGAATTGAGCTTCACTGCATCCGCAAGTTCAACGACGTGCTTCGCATGCAGTTTTTGCCCTACCATTTTCTGTTGGCCACCGCT AGCGCGACGGGTTTCCTGCAGTATCTTGATGTCTCTGTGGGAAAAGAGGTTGCCACCATCTGCACCAAGAAGGGCCGCCTGGACGTGATGTGCCAGAACCCCCACAACGCCGTCGTCCATCTGGGCCACTCCAACGGCACGGTCAGCCTCTGGGCTCCCAGTCAGAAAGAGCCCCTCGCTAAGATGTTATGTCATCAAGCGGGGGTGCGCTCTGTCGCCGTGGACAAAACGGGAAC TTACATGGTGACGTCAGGCATGGACAAAAAGCTCAAGGTGTTTGACGTCAGGACTTTCAAGCTCCTCAAATCTTACTTCATCCCCGCCGGGGCTTCCTGTTTGTCGCTGAGCCAGCGGGGGCTGCTCTCGGCGGCCACGGGTGATGTCGTCCAG TTGTACAGGGACGTGTGGAGCTCTCCGGTGACAAAACCCTACATGGCCCACCGAGCCCAGGCTCCAGTGTGTGAGCTACGCTTTTGCCCCTTCGAGGATGTGCTCGGCATCGGCCACGGACAAGGCTTCACGAGCATGCTCGTACCAG GCGCGGCCGAGCCGAACTTTGACGCCCTGGATTCAAATCCGTTCCGCAGTGTCAAACAGAGGCAGGAATGGGAAGTTAAGGCCCTGCTGGATAAAATCCAGCCGGAGCTCATCAGTCTGGACCCCACTCAGCTCGGCAAGGTCGACCTCGGCACCTTCCAGCAGAGGCACCAAGACCGAGTGCTAGCCCTG GGCTTCGATCCTCTCGCCAGGGAGAAATTCGCCCCCAGGTATAAGAAAAAAGGTCGCAGCTCAGCGGGCAACGTGGAAAGGCGAAAGCGGCAGGTGGCTAATATTGACCAGAGG GATCTGATCGTGAAAGGTATGGAGGAGAAAAAGATGCTGGAGCAAAAAAGGAGAGCAAAGGAGAAGACGTTTGCGGCCATCGCCAGCCAAAAATCCGCTCTGGGCAGATTCCAGAAATAG
- the b3galt4 gene encoding beta-1,3-galactosyltransferase 5, producing MHEDSTQHVPRAIHKISPLACCPAAASAAREEERPPLGVMMVVRWLWICVPRVGKRGGRSGLLSCLCAAAVIAAFFALMFVDVLEYWITSLQMNAAAPMPHTGLLPALNVPPTRPEEFLLMPSPLVCQRAKPYLITMVTSAPAHHRARQAIRDTWAGENIVMGLRVMTLFMLGVPSDPGLAKMLIEEARQHGDLVQGRYLDSYSNLTLKTLALQNWVRRFCPQAHFVAKVDDDVLFNPSALLHLLNRSHSPYEQADLYLGRVHLRVAPDRDPHSKHYVSKEAYPPSVFPDYCSGTAYVLSRSALLKISSAASTSPLSTVQPPEDVFVGICARAAGVIPTHSPLFSGGPAVPYGRCCYQAMVSVHHMAPQDMLRYWADMQASGPCLWLSTRASLSMCKVGALLGSALGLGKEA from the exons ATGCATGAGGACAGCACGCAGCACGTTCCTCGGGCGATTCATAAAATCAG CCCACTTGCGTGCTGTccggccgcagcatccgcggCGCGAGAGGAGGAGCGGCCACCGCTTGGAGTGATGATGGTCGTCCGGTGGCTGTGGATCTGCGTGCCCCGGGTGGGGAAACGAGGGGGCCGCTCCGGATTGTTATCGTGTCTCTGCGCGGCGGCCGTGATCGCTGCCTTTTTCGCCTTGATGTTTGTGGACGTCCTCGAGTACTGGATCACGTCCTTGCAAATGAACGCCGCCGCGCCGATGCCCCACACCGGCCTCTTACCCGCGCTCAACGTCCCTCCCACCAGACCCGAGGAGTTCCTCCTCATGCCGAGTCCGCTGGTGTGCCAGCGTGCCAAGCCTTACCTCATCACCATGGTTACCTCTGCCCCTGCTCACCATAGGGCGCGCCAGGCCATCAGGGACACATGGGCCGGAGAAAACATCGTGATGGGCCTGAGGGTCATGACCCTATTCATGCTCGGTGTGCCCTCGGACCCGGGACTGGCTAAGATGCTCATCGAGGAGGCCAGGCAACATGGGGACCTGGTTCAGGGGCGTTACCTGGACTCGTACTCCAACCTGACCCTGAAGACTTTAGCCCTGCAGAACTGGGTGCGCCGCTTCTGCCCCCAGGctcactttgtggccaaagTGGACGACGACGTTCTGTTCAATCCCAGCGCACTCCTGCATCTGCTGAACAGGAGCCACAGCCCGTACGAACAAGCCGACTTGTATCTAGGCAGAGTCCATCTCCGCGTCGCTCCGGACCGGGACCCTCACAGTAAGCACTACGTCTCGAAGGAAGCCTACCCGCCCTCTGTTTTTCCAGACTATTGCAGCGGAACCGCTTATGTTCTATCCCGCTCGGCGCTGCTCAAAATCTCCTCGGCTGCCTCCACGTCGCCTCTGTCCACGGTTCAACCCCCCGAAGATGTATTTGTGGGTATATGCGCCCGAGCCGCCGGCGTAATACCCACGCACTCGCCCCTCTTCTCCGGTGGACCGGCGGTTCCGTACGGACGCTGCTGCTATCAAGCCATGGTTTCGGTGCACCACATGGCACCGCAGGATATGCTACGCTACTGGGCTGATATGCAAGCGTCGGGACCGTGCCTCTGGTTGAGCACGCGGGCGTCGCTGTCGATGTGCAAAGTCGGAGCCTTGCTGGGCTCAGCGCTCGGCTTGGGGAAGGAGGCATGA
- the nr2c2 gene encoding nuclear receptor subfamily 2 group C member 2: protein MSQSPQRFQVVSSEASATSQQIQIVTDWQRAREIQIVTAMNPSSSPKQQFILTTSDSSGGGKLILTSPDNHNTKQLIFTSSDSLMPGRIQIVTDPLSVEQLLAQSGDLSRTQTVEYCVVCGDKASGRHYGAMSCEGCKGFFKRSVRKNLSYSCRSKQDCVINKHHRNRCQFCRLKKCLNMGMKTDSVQSERKPADVVPREKHVNCAPSTQKIYIRKDINSPLIATPTFISDTETDGSRSSLLDQGMLVNIQQPLMQSDGTLVLTSDSKMESGHGDLGTLANVVTSLASLSDSLKQNLKNGDSSECQYVEKNTTEITRAFDTLAKVLNPPEAGVITDKCVSETTFQLIGQDQETPIIEVEGPLLTDGHVKFKLTMPSPMPEYLNVHYICESASRLLFLSMHWARSIPAFLALGQEENTGLVRACWNELFTLGLAQCAHVMNLSTILAAIVNHLQSSIQDDKLSGERVKQVMEHIWKFQEFCNSMTKLETDNYEYAYLKAIVLFSPDHPGVDCGGQVEKFQEKALMELQDYVQKTYPDDTYRLTRILTRLPALRLMNSNITEELFFTGLIGNVSIDSIIPYILKMETAEYNSQDVDPAE from the exons ATGAGTCAGTCACCTCAGCGCTTTCAGGTCGTGTCTAGTGAGGCTTCAGCAACATCACAGCAGATACAG ATTGTAACTGACTGGCAGAGGGCTCGGGAGATTCAGATCGTGACTGCCATGAACCCTTCAAGTTCTCCCAAGCAGCAATTCATTCTGACCACATCGGACAGCTCCGGGGGAGGAAAGCTCATTCTGACCTCTCCGGACAACCACAACACAAAGCAGCTCATCTTTACATCTTCAGACAGCCTGATGCCAGGAAGGATACAG ATTGTCACAGATCCACTGTCAGTGGAGCAGTTACTCGCCCAATCAGGCGATCTGAGTCGGACGCAGACGGTGGAGTACTGCGTGGTCTGCGGAGACAAGGCTTCAG GTCGTCACTATGGAGCGATGAGTTGTGAGGGATGCAAAGGCTTCTTCAAGCGGAGTGTCAGGAAAAACCTGTCCTACAGCTGCCGCAGTAAGCAGGACTGCGTCATTAACAAGCACCACCGCAACCGCTGCCAATTCTGTCGCTTGAAGAAATGCCTCAACATGGGGATGAAGACCGACT CCGTTCAGAGCGAGAGGAAGCCTGCCGACGTTGTGCCCAGAGAGAAACATGTCAACTGCGCACCCTCCACCCAGAAAATCTACATCCGCAAGGACATTAACAGCCCACTCATCGCCACGCCAACCTTCATCTCGGACACAGAGACGGACGGCTCCAG ATCCAGCCTGCTGGACCAGGGGATGTTGGTTAACATCCAGCAGCCGCTCATGCAGAGCGATGGAACGCTGGTGCTGACGTCTGACTCAAAG ATGGAGTCTGGACACGGTGACCTCGGGACGCTGGCGAACGTGGTGACATCACTGGCCAGCCTGAGCGACTCGTTAAAACAGAACTTGAAAAATGGAGATTCGTCAGAGTGCCAAtatgtggaaaaaaacacgacCGAGATAACACG TGCCTTTGACACTCTGGCCAAAGTCCTCAATCCACCTGAAGCGGGCGTAATAACCGACAAGTGCGTGAGTGAGACGACCTTTCAGCTCATTGGCCAAGACCAGGAGACCCCGATCATCGAGGTGGAAGGGCCTCTGCTGACCGACGGCCATGTTAAATTCAAG CTAACCATGCCCAGTCCCATGCCCGAGTACCTGAACGTACACTACATCTGCGAGTCGGCCTCCAGGCTTCTCTTCCTCTCCATGCATTGGGCTCGATCCATCCCTGCCTTCTTAGCCCTCGG GCAGGAAGAAAACACGGGTTTGGTGCGAGCCTGCTGGAACGAGCTCTTCACTTTGGGTCTCGCTCAATGCGCTCACGTGATGAACCTGTCCACCATCCTGGCTGCCATCGTCAACCATCTTCAGAGCAGCATCCAGGATG ACAAGCTGTCAGGGGAGCGGGTgaagcaggtgatggagcacaTCTGGAAGTTCCAGGAGTTCTGCAACAGCATGACCAAGTTGGAGACGGACAACTACGAGTACGCCTACCTGAAGGCCATCGTCTTGTTCAGTCCCG ATCACCCCGGTGTGGACTGCGGTGGACAGGTGGAGAAGTTTCAGGAGAAAGCCTTGATGGAGCTCCAGGATTACGTACAGAAAACATATCCGGATGACACCTacag GTTGACTCGCATCCTGACCCGTCTCCCGGCGCTGCGCCTCATGAACTCCAACATCACCGAGGAGCTCTTCTTCACCGGCTTGATCGGTAACGTCTCCATCGACAGCATCATTCCTTACATCCTCAAGATGGAGACGGCCGAGTACAACAGCCAGGACGTGGACCCCGCCGAGTGA